A section of the Malania oleifera isolate guangnan ecotype guangnan chromosome 2, ASM2987363v1, whole genome shotgun sequence genome encodes:
- the LOC131148620 gene encoding thymidine kinase-like, giving the protein MSSLKSSLSLSSVDASTNRMASACHGSGGEVHAIVGPMFAGKTTALLRRIRAEDNNGRNVAIIKSSKDTRYAVDSIVTHDGAKFPCWALLNLSSFRQEFGADAYDKLDVIGIDEAQFFEDLYDFCRKAADHDGKTVIVAGLDGDYLRKSFGSVLDIIPLADSITKLSARCEICGKQAFFTLRKTEEIQTELIGGADVYMPVCRRHYVNGQVVMEALRVVVESHKALDDSSTEAASVMQ; this is encoded by the exons ATGTCTTCCCTCAAATCATCGCTTTCCTTGAGCTCCGTCGACGCCAGCACCAATCGAATGGCTTCAGCTTGCCATGGTTCCGGGGGCGAGGTCCATGCCATCGTGGGCCCTATGTTCGCCGGGAAAACCACCGCCCTCCTCCGCCGGATCAGAGCTGAAGACAACAATGGCAG AAATGTAGCAATAATAAAATCAAGCAAGGATACAAGATATGCAGTAGATTCAATTGTGACGCATGATGGGGCAAAATTTCCATGCTGGGCATTGCTTAATTTGTCCTCATTTAGGCAGGAATTTGGAGCTGATGCTTATGACAAG CTAGATGTAATTGGCATAGATGAAGCTCAATTCTTTGAAGACCTTTATGATTTCTGCCGCAAGGCTGCTGACCATGATGGCAAAACTGTGATTGTTGCTGGCCTAGATGGTGACTACTTGAG AAAGAGCTTTGGTTCAGTGCTTGACATAATCCCTCTTGCTGATTCTATAACCAAGTTATCTGCACGTTGTGAAATTTGTGGCAAACAGGCCTTTTTCACCTTGAGAAAGACAGAGGAGATCCAGACAGAACTGATTGGCGGTGCAGATGTTTACATGCCTGTTTGCCGTCGGCACTATGTAAATGGACAAGTTGTCATGGAAGCTTTACGAGTTGTTGTGGAATCTCATAAAGCTCTGGATGATTCATCTACGGAGGCTGCTTCTGTTATGCAATAA